The following proteins come from a genomic window of Phnomibacter ginsenosidimutans:
- a CDS encoding DUF2809 domain-containing protein, translating into MANLSGFSRWQYAVAALLLLLIEIAIALFVHDRFVRPYIGDVLVVVLIYCSVKSVKPSLPWRSTAIAVLLFAFAIEGLQYLKLVRLLGLQHNRLARTIIGTDFAWADMWCYVAGIALVWWIEVVREKRNRL; encoded by the coding sequence ATGGCAAATCTATCAGGCTTCTCCCGTTGGCAATATGCTGTGGCGGCGCTATTGCTTTTGCTCATCGAAATAGCGATAGCCCTGTTTGTTCACGACCGCTTTGTACGGCCTTACATTGGCGATGTGTTGGTGGTTGTCCTCATCTATTGCAGCGTTAAATCTGTGAAACCTTCTTTGCCATGGCGCAGCACCGCCATAGCAGTATTGCTTTTTGCCTTTGCCATTGAAGGCCTGCAATACTTGAAGCTGGTACGTTTACTAGGTTTGCAACACAACCGGCTGGCCCGCACCATCATTGGTACCGATTTTGCCTGGGCAGATATGTGGTGCTATGTAGCCGGCATTGCATTGGTTTGGTGGATTGAAGTTGTTCGGGAGAAAAGAAACCGCCTTTAA
- a CDS encoding phospholipase D-like domain-containing protein: MKRNRHQFLLSQYHHNHAVQLVHGGKTYFDKLIAMIDGASNCIHLQTYIYENDATGQQVTQALIAAAGRGVAIYVLLDSYGSEGWKQSWPAALEEAGVHFRWFSSVANNQHFYLGRRLHHKVVVADAQRCLVGGVNISNRYNDLPNDPAWLDWALYCEGPAAAILDVVCLRIWQRDVSRKKD; encoded by the coding sequence ATGAAACGCAACCGCCATCAGTTTTTATTGAGTCAGTATCACCACAACCATGCCGTGCAATTGGTGCATGGTGGTAAAACATATTTTGATAAGCTGATTGCAATGATTGATGGTGCCAGCAATTGCATCCATTTACAAACATATATTTATGAAAATGACGCAACAGGGCAGCAGGTTACGCAAGCCCTGATAGCAGCTGCGGGTCGTGGTGTAGCAATATATGTATTGCTTGATAGCTATGGGTCTGAAGGCTGGAAACAAAGCTGGCCTGCCGCACTGGAAGAAGCGGGTGTTCATTTTCGTTGGTTTAGCAGCGTTGCCAACAATCAGCATTTTTACCTTGGTCGCAGGCTGCACCACAAAGTGGTAGTGGCCGATGCGCAACGCTGTTTGGTAGGTGGAGTAAACATCAGCAACCGCTACAATGATTTGCCCAATGACCCCGCCTGGCTCGACTGGGCGTTGTACTGCGAAGGTCCTGCCGCAGCTATACTCGATGTAGTTTGCCTGCGCATTTGGCAGCGGGATGTGAGCCGCAAAAAAGACTGA
- a CDS encoding phospholipase D-like domain-containing protein: MTVRVRRNDWVRGHVQITRSYLEMFREAQSHIIMMSSYFLPGRKMRKAMQQAANRGVKVCVITAGKSDVKTAKNAERYLYNWMLRHNMQIYEYMPHILHGKLSTYDGKWVTVGSFNVNNISTFASVELNMDVLNDRFAQDVEVQLKYIMQHQCTLVDNDSFTRQTKWYHRLWYRINYDFIRITFFLFTFYFKQEKRQR, from the coding sequence ATGACCGTAAGAGTACGCAGAAACGATTGGGTACGAGGTCATGTGCAAATTACCCGCAGCTATTTGGAAATGTTTCGGGAAGCGCAATCTCACATCATCATGATGTCGAGTTATTTTTTGCCCGGCAGAAAAATGCGCAAAGCCATGCAGCAAGCTGCCAACAGAGGCGTCAAGGTTTGTGTGATTACTGCAGGAAAATCAGATGTAAAAACCGCAAAAAATGCAGAGCGGTATTTATACAATTGGATGCTGCGCCACAACATGCAGATTTATGAATACATGCCCCATATCTTGCATGGCAAACTCAGCACCTACGATGGCAAATGGGTAACTGTCGGCTCATTCAACGTAAACAACATCAGTACTTTTGCCAGTGTAGAATTAAACATGGATGTATTGAACGACCGCTTTGCACAAGACGTGGAAGTGCAACTCAAATACATCATGCAGCACCAATGTACGTTGGTCGACAATGACTCGTTTACCCGACAAACCAAGTGGTATCATCGCCTGTGGTACCGCATCAATTACGATTTCATCCG